A portion of the Juglans microcarpa x Juglans regia isolate MS1-56 chromosome 1D, Jm3101_v1.0, whole genome shotgun sequence genome contains these proteins:
- the LOC121259985 gene encoding protein DETOXIFICATION 35-like — protein sequence MARKLVTMQALRLKIFRDISNIQSAKIGEKLGNEGHKAEGRSSSSSAGSSSSTQSPGSTALPLIDGIIISETHDLHHAPTTLIETNAGDYSPVKDFAYLKNVCFSETTKLWAIAGPIAFNILCNYGINSFTSIFVGHLGNVELSAVAISLSVIANFSFGFLLGMGSALETLCGQAFGAGQVEMLGVYMQRSWIISFVACFFLMPLYIFATPILKLLGQEHDIAELAGKFSIQTIPQMFSLAVNFPTQKFLQAQSKVVVMAWLGFGTLVVHVGILYLFIGVFGWGTAGAAAAYDISAWGIAVSQTVYIVGWCNDGWKGLSWLAFKDIWPFARLSIASAVMLCLEIWYFMTITVLTGHLEDPVIAVGSLSICMNLDGWEGMLFIGVNAAISVRVSNELGSGHPKAAKYSVIVTVIESLLIGIFFATLILASRERFAVIFTGSKEMQRAVSSLAYLLGITMLLNSVQPVVSGVAVGGGWQALVAYINLICYYIIGLPIGFLLGYKAKLGVKGIWSGMIFGTFLQTLILLIILFKTNWNKEVRMVIFHLL from the exons ATGGCAAGAAAGCTGGTGACCATGCAGGCTCTG agattaaaaatatttcgtGATATATCCAATATTCAATCTGCAAAAATAGGTGAAAAACTGGGAAATGAGGGACACAAAGCAGAGGGAAGAAGTAGTTCATCCTCTGCTGGATCATCATCATCTACCCAATCACCTGGGTCGACTGCATTACCATTGATAGATGGTATCATAATCTCGGAAACCCATGACCTCCACCATGCTCCTACCACCTTGATTGAGACCAATGCTGGAGATTATTCTCCTGTAAAAGACTTTGCATACCTAAAAAATGTATGCTTTTCAGAGACTACAAAGCTCTGGGCAATTGCAGGCCCTATTGCTTTCAACATTCTCTGCAATTATGGGATTAATTCTTTTACCAGCATTTTTGTTGGACATCTCGGAAATGTGGAGCTCTCTGCCGTTGCCATTTCTCTCTCTGTCATTGCCAACTTCTCTTTTGGCTTCTTG CTTGGCATGGGAAGTGCACTGGAGACGTTGTGTGGACAGGCATTTGGTGCAGGGCAAGTGGAGATGCTAGGGGTGTACATGCAACGTTCATGGATAATCTCATTTGTCGCCTGCTTCTTCTTAATGCCCCTCTACATATTCGCAACGCCAATCCTAAAACTCCTCGGACAGGAACATGACATTGCAGAACTTGCTGGAAAATTCTCTATACAGACTATCCCTCAAATGTTTTCACTTGCGGTAAACTTTCCTACACAAAAGTTCCTGCAGGCACAGAGCAAGGTCGTGGTTATGGCATGGCTTGGTTTCGGAACTCTTGTTGTGCATGTCGGGATCCTATATCTGTTCATTGGAGTGTTTGGTTGGGGTACGGCTGGTGCTGCTGCGGCCTATGACATCTCGGCATGGGGTATTGCTGTGAGTCAGACAGTTTATATTGTTGGTTGGTGCAATGATGGGTGGAAAGGGTTGTCGTGGTTGGCCTTCAAGGACATTTGGCCCTTTGCGAGACTCTCTATTGCTTCTGCTGTGATGCTTTGCCTAGAGATCTGGTATTTCATGACCATAACTGTTCTCACTGGACACCTGGAGGATCCTGTTATTGCAGTTGGCTCTCTTTCAATCTG CATGAATCTGGATGGGTGGGAAGGCATGCTGTTTATTGGAGTCAATGCAGCTATAAG TGTTAGGGTTTCTAATGAGCTTGGATCTGGACACCCTAAAGCAGCAAAATACTCGGTCATTGTCACAGTCATTGAATCTCTCCTCATTGGGATTTTCTTCGCAACCCTTATTTTGGCTAGCAGAGAACGTTTTGCCGTAATCTTTACGGGCAGCAAAGAGATGCAGAGAGCTGTTTCTAGTTTAGCATACCTTCTTGGTATAACCATGCTACTTAACAGTGTTCAGCCAGTCGTatcag GCGTTGCTGTCGGAGGAGGTTGGCAAGCTTTAGTGGCATATATAAACTTGATTTGTTATTACATTATAGGCCTCCCCATTGGCTTTCTTCTAGGGTATAAAGCAAAATTAGGGGTGAAG GGAATCTGGTCTGGCATGATTTTTGGGACATTCTTGCAGACGCTGATCCTCTTGATTATCCTTTTTAAAACCAACTGGAACAAGGAGGTGAGAATGGTTATATTTCATTTGCTCTAA
- the LOC121235112 gene encoding probable E3 ubiquitin-protein ligase RHB1A isoform X4 codes for MGGCCCSSRKAHLHGTPVYYYCPPALEEHESLTSHVGAASTLIEGFLVDLGLDASTPDTYRPPPAPLPYDLILGCSRSTDSDSAGETIIGSSFGTLTTCEDLKESDCKAQANSLNVSPRKVEVPNLNELNISVAEEEDDCPICLEEYDSENPNTITRCEHHFHLSCILEWMERSNACPICDQEMTFDNTCT; via the exons ATGGGAGGTTGCTGCTGTTCTTCCAGAAAAGCTCATCTGCATGGAACACCAGTCTATTACTAT TGTCCACCGGCTTTGGAAGAGCATGAATCCCTGACATCTCATGTTGGCGCAGCCTCTACACTGATAGAGGGATTCCTGGTTGATTTGGGTCTAGACGCATCAACCCCTGACACTTACCGACCGCCTCCTGCACCTTTGCCATATGATTTGATCTTGGGATGTTCACGATCTACAGATTCTGACTCTGCTGGAGAAACAATTATCGGCAGTAGCTTTGGAACTTTGACTACATGTGAAGATCTTAAGGAATCAGACTGTAAAGCTCAAGCCAATTCTTTGAATGTCTCGCCAAGAAAAGTAGAAGTTCCAAATTTGAATGAACTTAATATATCTGTAGCAGAGGAAGAGGATGATTGTCCTATTTGCCTTGAAG AGTATGATTCTGAGAATCCAAATACTATAACGAGATGTGAACACCACTTTCACCTCTCATGCATTCTTGAATGGATGGAAAGAAGTAATGCCTGCCCGATATGTGATCAG GAAATGACTTTTGATAATACCTGTACTTAG
- the LOC121235112 gene encoding probable E3 ubiquitin-protein ligase RHB1A isoform X3: MGGCCCSSRKAHLHGTPVYYYCPPALEEHESLTSHVGAASTLIEGFLVDLGLDASTPDTYRPPPAPLPYDLILGCSRSTDSDSAGETIIGSSFGTLTTCEDLKESDCKAQANSLNVSPRKVEVPNLNELNISVAEEEDDCPICLEEYDSENPNTITRCEHHFHLSCILEWMERSNACPICDQLIYHLQPKVPSSVAVDA, translated from the exons ATGGGAGGTTGCTGCTGTTCTTCCAGAAAAGCTCATCTGCATGGAACACCAGTCTATTACTAT TGTCCACCGGCTTTGGAAGAGCATGAATCCCTGACATCTCATGTTGGCGCAGCCTCTACACTGATAGAGGGATTCCTGGTTGATTTGGGTCTAGACGCATCAACCCCTGACACTTACCGACCGCCTCCTGCACCTTTGCCATATGATTTGATCTTGGGATGTTCACGATCTACAGATTCTGACTCTGCTGGAGAAACAATTATCGGCAGTAGCTTTGGAACTTTGACTACATGTGAAGATCTTAAGGAATCAGACTGTAAAGCTCAAGCCAATTCTTTGAATGTCTCGCCAAGAAAAGTAGAAGTTCCAAATTTGAATGAACTTAATATATCTGTAGCAGAGGAAGAGGATGATTGTCCTATTTGCCTTGAAG AGTATGATTCTGAGAATCCAAATACTATAACGAGATGTGAACACCACTTTCACCTCTCATGCATTCTTGAATGGATGGAAAGAAGTAATGCCTGCCCGATATGTGATCAG CTTATTTACCATTTGCAACCAAAGGTTCCCAGCTCAGTGGCTGTAGATGCGTAG
- the LOC121235112 gene encoding probable E3 ubiquitin-protein ligase RHB1A isoform X2 — protein MGFFNSLWELQQDDLLSPLLFVIVMKAFSRMLSTSCPPALEEHESLTSHVGAASTLIEGFLVDLGLDASTPDTYRPPPAPLPYDLILGCSRSTDSDSAGETIIGSSFGTLTTCEDLKESDCKAQANSLNVSPRKVEVPNLNELNISVAEEEDDCPICLEEYDSENPNTITRCEHHFHLSCILEWMERSNACPICDQEMTFDNTCT, from the exons ATGGGATTCTTCAATAGTTTGTGGGAGTTGCAACAAGACGATCTATTATCACCCCTCTTATTTGTTATTGTCATGAAGGCTTTTAGTAGAATGTTGTCGACTTCA TGTCCACCGGCTTTGGAAGAGCATGAATCCCTGACATCTCATGTTGGCGCAGCCTCTACACTGATAGAGGGATTCCTGGTTGATTTGGGTCTAGACGCATCAACCCCTGACACTTACCGACCGCCTCCTGCACCTTTGCCATATGATTTGATCTTGGGATGTTCACGATCTACAGATTCTGACTCTGCTGGAGAAACAATTATCGGCAGTAGCTTTGGAACTTTGACTACATGTGAAGATCTTAAGGAATCAGACTGTAAAGCTCAAGCCAATTCTTTGAATGTCTCGCCAAGAAAAGTAGAAGTTCCAAATTTGAATGAACTTAATATATCTGTAGCAGAGGAAGAGGATGATTGTCCTATTTGCCTTGAAG AGTATGATTCTGAGAATCCAAATACTATAACGAGATGTGAACACCACTTTCACCTCTCATGCATTCTTGAATGGATGGAAAGAAGTAATGCCTGCCCGATATGTGATCAG GAAATGACTTTTGATAATACCTGTACTTAG
- the LOC121235112 gene encoding probable E3 ubiquitin-protein ligase RHB1A isoform X1, with the protein MGFFNSLWELQQDDLLSPLLFVIVMKAFSRMLSTSCPPALEEHESLTSHVGAASTLIEGFLVDLGLDASTPDTYRPPPAPLPYDLILGCSRSTDSDSAGETIIGSSFGTLTTCEDLKESDCKAQANSLNVSPRKVEVPNLNELNISVAEEEDDCPICLEEYDSENPNTITRCEHHFHLSCILEWMERSNACPICDQLIYHLQPKVPSSVAVDA; encoded by the exons ATGGGATTCTTCAATAGTTTGTGGGAGTTGCAACAAGACGATCTATTATCACCCCTCTTATTTGTTATTGTCATGAAGGCTTTTAGTAGAATGTTGTCGACTTCA TGTCCACCGGCTTTGGAAGAGCATGAATCCCTGACATCTCATGTTGGCGCAGCCTCTACACTGATAGAGGGATTCCTGGTTGATTTGGGTCTAGACGCATCAACCCCTGACACTTACCGACCGCCTCCTGCACCTTTGCCATATGATTTGATCTTGGGATGTTCACGATCTACAGATTCTGACTCTGCTGGAGAAACAATTATCGGCAGTAGCTTTGGAACTTTGACTACATGTGAAGATCTTAAGGAATCAGACTGTAAAGCTCAAGCCAATTCTTTGAATGTCTCGCCAAGAAAAGTAGAAGTTCCAAATTTGAATGAACTTAATATATCTGTAGCAGAGGAAGAGGATGATTGTCCTATTTGCCTTGAAG AGTATGATTCTGAGAATCCAAATACTATAACGAGATGTGAACACCACTTTCACCTCTCATGCATTCTTGAATGGATGGAAAGAAGTAATGCCTGCCCGATATGTGATCAG CTTATTTACCATTTGCAACCAAAGGTTCCCAGCTCAGTGGCTGTAGATGCGTAG